A region from the Streptomyces lydicus genome encodes:
- a CDS encoding GTPase domain-containing protein, with protein MATLDVRPRLIDALSVLRNRVDAARFPLPLRGAARARRNRAELLAQLDDYVIPRLRSPQAPLLAVIGGSTGAGKSTLVNSLVGRRVSEAGVLRPTTRTPVLVCHPDDLHWFAGPRVLPQLARVWVPEQDDGGEDEYAAGGDVLGRGDYGVHGAGGVGGGGGYGAGAFEGVGSGRGAGPGGGAGTGATGGGGEAGLLTVRIETDRALPSGLALLDAPDIDSLVARNRELAAELICAADVWVLVTTAARYADAVPWHLLRTAKEYDVTLVTVLDRVPHQIATDISGRYAELLQRAGLGHVPRFTIPELPESAGGGSGLLPATAVAALRGWLERHAQDPVARTAAADRTAAGVIASLRSRLPALAGAAAAQHAAALRLAGRVEEAYERAAERVRREVAAGEVLSGDARAHWRDHGPGGRSDELLDALTDGLTSLLTCAVEEADERAASAWRQDPAATEVSMSAAAGATGAGGRLGVIVRRWRRCLEELAEEETREARGGQAGDRAGSVEPEESAALLATALLGGRRARTAGENLADLLGAQTALRLCDRGARLLATYVERALDGERERRLAPLDQLTVPLDQQAELIAALSRVQRERQEESERRKRASVRDEDEGERERAREKGMEREMEKEKEEVSG; from the coding sequence GTGGCGACCTTGGACGTACGACCCCGGCTGATCGACGCACTGTCCGTTCTGCGTAACCGCGTCGACGCCGCACGCTTTCCACTGCCACTGCGGGGTGCCGCCCGGGCCCGGCGCAACCGGGCCGAGCTGCTGGCCCAGCTCGACGACTATGTGATTCCCCGCCTGCGCTCTCCTCAGGCCCCGCTGCTCGCGGTGATCGGCGGATCGACCGGGGCGGGCAAGTCCACGCTGGTGAATTCGCTGGTGGGACGGCGGGTCTCGGAGGCGGGGGTGCTGCGGCCGACGACGCGTACGCCGGTGCTGGTCTGTCATCCCGATGATCTCCATTGGTTCGCCGGGCCGCGTGTCCTGCCGCAACTCGCCCGGGTGTGGGTTCCTGAGCAGGACGACGGCGGCGAGGACGAGTACGCGGCGGGTGGTGATGTCCTGGGGCGGGGCGACTACGGGGTGCACGGTGCGGGCGGAGTCGGCGGGGGCGGGGGGTACGGCGCTGGGGCGTTTGAGGGTGTGGGGAGTGGCAGGGGTGCAGGGCCGGGTGGGGGAGCGGGCACGGGTGCGACGGGGGGTGGGGGTGAGGCGGGGCTGCTCACGGTGCGGATCGAGACGGACCGGGCCCTGCCCAGTGGGCTGGCGTTGCTGGACGCCCCGGACATCGATTCGCTGGTCGCGCGCAACCGGGAGCTGGCCGCGGAGCTGATCTGCGCGGCGGATGTGTGGGTGCTGGTCACCACGGCCGCCCGGTACGCGGATGCGGTGCCCTGGCATCTGCTGCGTACGGCCAAGGAGTACGACGTCACGCTGGTGACCGTGCTGGACCGGGTGCCGCATCAGATCGCCACGGACATCTCCGGGCGGTACGCGGAACTTCTCCAGCGCGCCGGTCTCGGCCATGTCCCGCGGTTCACCATTCCCGAGCTGCCCGAGTCGGCCGGCGGCGGGAGCGGTCTGCTGCCCGCCACGGCCGTGGCGGCGCTGCGGGGCTGGCTGGAGCGGCATGCCCAGGATCCGGTGGCCCGCACCGCCGCGGCGGACCGTACGGCCGCCGGGGTGATCGCGTCGCTGCGCAGCCGGCTGCCCGCGCTGGCCGGGGCGGCCGCCGCTCAGCACGCCGCGGCGCTGCGGCTGGCCGGCCGGGTCGAGGAGGCGTACGAGCGGGCCGCGGAGCGGGTACGGCGGGAGGTCGCGGCCGGTGAGGTGCTGTCCGGGGACGCCCGGGCCCACTGGCGTGACCACGGGCCGGGCGGCCGGTCGGACGAACTGCTCGACGCGTTGACCGACGGGCTGACCTCGTTGCTGACCTGTGCCGTGGAGGAGGCCGACGAGCGGGCCGCGAGTGCCTGGCGGCAGGATCCCGCGGCCACCGAGGTCTCGATGTCGGCCGCCGCGGGCGCGACGGGCGCGGGCGGACGGCTCGGCGTGATCGTGCGGCGCTGGCGGCGCTGTCTGGAGGAGCTGGCCGAGGAGGAGACCCGTGAGGCGCGTGGCGGGCAGGCCGGTGACCGGGCGGGGTCGGTGGAACCGGAGGAATCGGCGGCGCTGTTGGCCACCGCCCTGCTCGGCGGCCGGCGGGCCCGTACGGCGGGCGAGAACCTTGCCGACCTCTTGGGGGCCCAGACCGCGCTGCGGCTCTGCGACCGCGGTGCCCGGCTCCTGGCCACGTACGTCGAGCGTGCCCTGGACGGCGAGCGCGAGCGGCGGCTGGCACCGCTGGACCAGCTGACCGTGCCGCTGGACCAGCAGGCGGAGCTGATCGCCGCGCTGTCCAGGGTGCAGAGGGAGCGGCAGGAGGAGTCGGAG
- a CDS encoding tyrosine-type recombinase/integrase, producing MAASWVRSLRSRNLSENTIRIYANAAAKFGEFLLDEESGYRPPVDDDGTEGRPAPADLDKIHREHVEAYITATLKRTSASNAHQHFRSLKTMFNWMVDEEELDRSPMRTMKPPTLPEAEVPVISDDALTKLFKTCKGKTYADRRDTALLMLFLDTGVRLSEATNRRVSDLDLDLMVLQVLGKNNKVRSVPFGRATATALDRYLRAAAKHKGKPLEDEMWLWWGDRNKGQRITIWGVGTMLKRRCAQAGIEPLHPHQFRHTFAHQWKVGGGNEDDLMRITGWKSRQMLSRYAASAGAERARMAHKRLSPGDRLS from the coding sequence ATGGCCGCCTCATGGGTCCGCTCCTTGCGGTCCCGGAACCTCTCTGAGAACACGATCCGCATCTACGCCAACGCCGCGGCGAAGTTCGGCGAGTTCCTGCTCGATGAAGAGAGCGGCTACCGGCCGCCCGTCGACGACGACGGGACCGAAGGCCGGCCGGCACCGGCCGACCTCGACAAGATTCACCGCGAGCACGTCGAGGCGTACATCACAGCCACGCTCAAGCGGACGTCGGCGAGCAACGCACATCAGCACTTCCGCAGCCTCAAGACAATGTTCAACTGGATGGTGGACGAGGAAGAGCTCGACCGGTCCCCCATGCGGACGATGAAGCCCCCGACACTGCCCGAGGCCGAGGTGCCCGTCATCAGCGACGACGCCTTGACGAAGCTCTTCAAGACGTGCAAGGGCAAGACGTACGCGGATCGGCGCGACACGGCGCTGCTGATGCTCTTCCTCGACACGGGCGTGCGGCTATCAGAAGCAACGAACCGGCGCGTGTCCGATCTCGACCTCGACCTGATGGTGTTGCAGGTGCTCGGCAAGAACAACAAGGTGCGCAGTGTCCCGTTCGGCCGGGCGACCGCGACCGCCCTCGACCGCTACCTGCGGGCGGCCGCGAAGCACAAGGGGAAGCCGCTGGAGGATGAAATGTGGCTCTGGTGGGGCGACCGCAACAAGGGACAAAGAATCACCATTTGGGGCGTGGGCACAATGCTCAAGCGGCGGTGCGCACAAGCCGGGATCGAGCCGCTTCACCCGCATCAATTCCGGCACACCTTCGCACATCAGTGGAAAGTCGGCGGCGGGAATGAAGACGACCTCATGCGCATCACAGGATGGAAATCCCGACAAATGCTCTCGCGGTACGCAGCGTCGGCCGGCGCCGAGCGGGCGCGGATGGCCCATAAAAGGTTGAGCCCCGGCGACCGGCTCTCTTGA